A genomic stretch from Juglans microcarpa x Juglans regia isolate MS1-56 chromosome 3S, Jm3101_v1.0, whole genome shotgun sequence includes:
- the LOC121258498 gene encoding exosome complex component RRP41 homolog isoform X2 produces the protein MEYVNPEGLRLDGRRPMEMRQIRAEIGTVAKADGSAVFEMGNTKVIAAVYGPREVQNRSQQISDKALVRCEYSMANFSTGDRMRKPKGDRRSTEISLVIRQTMEACIMTHLMPRSQIDIFVQVLQADGGTRSACINAATLALADAGIPLRDLVTSCSAGYLNSTPLLDLNYVEDSAGGPDVTVGFLPKLDKVTLLQILLENTKQLEYRRGQ, from the exons ATGGAGTACGTGAACCCCGAAGGACTTCGCTTGGATGGTCGCCGTCCCATGGAA ATGAGACAAATTCGAGCAGAGATTGGTACAGTTGCTAAAGCTGACGG GTCCGCTGTGTTTGAGATGGGTAACACCAAAGTCATTGCAGCAGTATATGGCCCTAGAGAG GTCCAAAATAGGAGTCAACAAATTAGCGACAAGGCGCTG GTGCGCTGCGAGTATAGCATGGCTAATTTTAGTACTGGGGATCGAATGAGAAAACCAAAGGGTGACAG acGATCCACAGAGATATCTCTGGTTATTCGCCAGACCATGGAAGCTTGTATAATGACACATTTGATGCCTCGGTCTCAG ATAGATATTTTTGTCCAAGTTCTCCAAGCTGATGGAG GGACTAGATCTGCATGTATCAATGCTGCAACTTTGGCCCTTGCAGATGCTGGGATTCCTTTGCGGGATCTTGTTACTTCATGTAGTGCTGGGTACCTTAACAGCACTCCTCTGCTTG ATTTGAACTACGTAGAAGATAGTGCTGGAGGTCCTGATGTCACTGTCGGGTTTCTACCTAAGTTGGACAAAGTGACTCTTCTTCAG ATATTGCTAGAGAATACCAAGCAACTAGAGTATCGCCGGGGTCAATAG
- the LOC121258498 gene encoding exosome complex component RRP41 homolog isoform X1, translating to MEYVNPEGLRLDGRRPMEMRQIRAEIGTVAKADGSAVFEMGNTKVIAAVYGPREVQNRSQQISDKALVRCEYSMANFSTGDRMRKPKGDRRSTEISLVIRQTMEACIMTHLMPRSQIDIFVQVLQADGGTRSACINAATLALADAGIPLRDLVTSCSAGYLNSTPLLDLNYVEDSAGGPDVTVGFLPKLDKVTLLQMDSKLSIDLFENVMQLAIEGCKAVATYIREILLENTKQLEYRRGQ from the exons ATGGAGTACGTGAACCCCGAAGGACTTCGCTTGGATGGTCGCCGTCCCATGGAA ATGAGACAAATTCGAGCAGAGATTGGTACAGTTGCTAAAGCTGACGG GTCCGCTGTGTTTGAGATGGGTAACACCAAAGTCATTGCAGCAGTATATGGCCCTAGAGAG GTCCAAAATAGGAGTCAACAAATTAGCGACAAGGCGCTG GTGCGCTGCGAGTATAGCATGGCTAATTTTAGTACTGGGGATCGAATGAGAAAACCAAAGGGTGACAG acGATCCACAGAGATATCTCTGGTTATTCGCCAGACCATGGAAGCTTGTATAATGACACATTTGATGCCTCGGTCTCAG ATAGATATTTTTGTCCAAGTTCTCCAAGCTGATGGAG GGACTAGATCTGCATGTATCAATGCTGCAACTTTGGCCCTTGCAGATGCTGGGATTCCTTTGCGGGATCTTGTTACTTCATGTAGTGCTGGGTACCTTAACAGCACTCCTCTGCTTG ATTTGAACTACGTAGAAGATAGTGCTGGAGGTCCTGATGTCACTGTCGGGTTTCTACCTAAGTTGGACAAAGTGACTCTTCTTCAG ATGGATTCTAAGTTATCAATAGACCTTTTTGAAAATGTCATGCAACTTGCAATTGAAGGCTGCAAAGCAGTAGCAACTTACATTCGGGAA ATATTGCTAGAGAATACCAAGCAACTAGAGTATCGCCGGGGTCAATAG